One Gossypium hirsutum isolate 1008001.06 chromosome A11, Gossypium_hirsutum_v2.1, whole genome shotgun sequence genomic window carries:
- the LOC107924405 gene encoding probable galacturonosyltransferase-like 7, protein MLWIIQFSGFFSAAMMMIVLSPSLQSFPPAEAIRSSHLDSYIRLPSFQVSTSPDSQDDRFSFRKAFEFRNADECGFADHQTTGVCDPTLVHVAITLDVQYLRGLIAAVHSILQHSLCPENVFFHFLVSETDMETLVRSTFPQLKFKVYYFDPEIVRNLISSSVRQALEQPLNYARNYLADLLEPCVRRVIYLDSDLVFVDDISKLWNTNLRSRTIGAPEYCHANFTKYFTNSFWSDDRFSGTFRGRKPCYFNTGVMVIDLVRWRRAGFTRRIERWMEIQKSNRIYELGSLPPFLLVFAGRVAPIEHRWNQHGLGGDNVRGSCRDLHPGPISLLHWSGSGKPWLRLDSKRPCPLDALWAPYDLYRHPH, encoded by the coding sequence ATGCTTTGGATAATACAATTCTCTGGCTTCTTTTCAGCTGCAATGATGATGATTGTTCTCTCTCCTTCACTCCAGTCGTTTCCTCCAGCTGAAGCCATTAGATCCTCTCACCTCGACAGTTACATCCGGTTACCGTCGTTTCAGGTGTCCACATCACCAGACTCACAGGACGATAGATTCTCTTTCCGAAAGGCTTTCGAATTTCGCAATGCCGATGAATGTGGCTTCGCCGACCACCAAACCACTGGCGTTTGTGATCCTACTTTGGTGCACGTGGCTATAACACTAGATGTTCAGTACCTCCGTGGGTTAATCGCTGCCGTTCACTCCATTCTCCAGCATTCATTGTGTCCAGAGAACGTTTTCTTCCATTTCCTTGTCTCAGAGACCGATATGGAAACCCTCGTTCGATCAACCTTCCCCCAATTGAAATTCAAGGTTTATTATTTCGATCCTGAGATTGTACGAAACTTGATATCGTCTTCAGTTAGGCAAGCGCTTGAACAGCCGTTAAATTATGCTAGAAATTACCTAGCGGATCTGCTAGAGCCATGCGTACGAAGAGTGATTTATTTGGATTCTGATCTGGTTTTTGTTGACGATATCTCTAAGCTATGGAATACCAACTTGCGCTCACGAACAATTGGAGCACCGGAGTATTGTCATGCCAACTTCACAAAATATTTTACTAACAGTTTCTGGTCGGACGATCGATTTTCAGGAACTTTCAGAGGAAGGAAACCATGTTATTTTAACACGGGGGTGATGGTGATAGATCTGGTGAGATGGAGACGGGCCGGGTTCACTAGACGGATCGAAAGGTGGATGGAGATCCAGAAAAGCAATCGAATCTACGAGCTTGGTTCCTTGCCGCCGTTCTTGCTAGTTTTTGCGGGCCGCGTGGCGCCCATTGAGCATAGATGGAACCAACACGGGCTGGGTGGGGACAATGTGCGGGGAAGTTGTCGAGACTTGCATCCGGGTCCGATTAGCCTCTTGCATTGGTCCGGCAGCGGCAAGCCATGGCTTAGGCTGGATTCAAAAAGGCCATGTCCGCTTGATGCTCTATGGGCGCCATATGACTTGTACAGACACCCACATTGA